One Pelodiscus sinensis isolate JC-2024 chromosome 25, ASM4963464v1, whole genome shotgun sequence DNA window includes the following coding sequences:
- the SMIM12 gene encoding small integral membrane protein 12 produces the protein MWPLLWTTVRAYAPYVTFPVAFVVGAVGYHLEWFIRGDAPQPAEEEKSISERREDRKLQEIVGKDLTEVVSLKEKLEFAPRAVLNRNRPEKS, from the coding sequence ATGTGGCCCTTGCTCTGGACGACCGTGCGGGCCTATGCCCCTTACGTCACCTTCCCCGTGGCCTTTGTGGTGGGGGCGGTGGGCTACCACCTGGAGTGGTTCATCCGGGGTGACGCCCCGCAGCCGGCCGAGGAGGAGAAGAGCATCTCGGAGCGGCGGGAGGACAGGAAGCTGCAGGAGATTGTGGGAAAGGACCTGACCGAGGTGGTGAGCCTCAAGGAGAAGCTGGAATTCGCCCCCAGAGCCGTGCTGAATAGGAACCGCCCAGAGAAGAGTTAA